From a single Deltaproteobacteria bacterium genomic region:
- a CDS encoding ABC transporter substrate-binding protein — protein sequence MDKEITRRVFCSMLVALPVAARAQQPKKISRIGYLSTFEPAFESTRAEAIRLALRERGYVEGQNLATEYRYAENKRDRLPDLAAELVRLKVDIILVGGDIGIQAAKNATKTIPIVMTGGATDPIEAGFVDSLARPGGNVTGITTLSIELSGKRLELLKEAVPKLARVGVLYEPAVPPSVHEVKKVLPVAARALKVTIQPWEVRGTDDFEKVFAAMGKQRPDGLYVPAGRLIFANQKRIAGLALKYRLPSMYGRSEAVEAGGLMYYGADEADSYRRVAYFVDRILKGTKTAELPVEQPMRFEFVINKKTADQIGLTLPQWTLMKATRVIQ from the coding sequence ATGGACAAAGAAATCACTCGGCGAGTTTTTTGCTCGATGCTCGTAGCGCTTCCCGTTGCAGCTCGGGCGCAGCAGCCGAAGAAAATCTCACGGATAGGATATCTATCGACGTTCGAGCCAGCTTTTGAGTCCACTCGTGCCGAGGCAATTCGCCTGGCTCTGCGCGAGCGTGGCTATGTAGAAGGACAGAACCTCGCCACCGAATACCGATATGCGGAGAATAAGCGCGATCGGCTCCCGGACCTTGCGGCCGAGCTGGTGCGTCTCAAGGTCGATATCATCTTGGTAGGAGGGGACATTGGGATCCAGGCGGCCAAGAATGCGACCAAGACAATTCCCATCGTAATGACGGGCGGTGCGACCGATCCTATCGAGGCAGGTTTCGTTGACAGCCTTGCCCGTCCCGGCGGCAACGTCACCGGGATTACAACCCTTTCGATAGAACTAAGCGGGAAGCGGCTGGAGCTGCTCAAAGAAGCCGTTCCGAAACTTGCTCGTGTCGGGGTTCTCTACGAGCCGGCAGTTCCGCCCAGTGTACATGAGGTAAAAAAGGTTCTCCCAGTGGCGGCGCGTGCGCTGAAGGTGACTATTCAGCCTTGGGAGGTACGAGGCACGGACGATTTCGAGAAGGTTTTTGCCGCAATGGGCAAGCAGCGACCGGATGGACTCTACGTGCCCGCGGGCCGGCTAATATTTGCTAACCAAAAACGGATCGCGGGCCTTGCATTAAAGTACCGGTTACCGTCGATGTACGGCAGAAGTGAAGCTGTCGAGGCCGGCGGACTCATGTACTACGGGGCGGACGAAGCGGACAGCTACCGGCGCGTCGCATATTTCGTGGACCGAATCCTAAAGGGAACCAAGACCGCCGAACTGCCCGTGGAGCAGCCGATGAGGTTTGAGTTCGTGATCAACAAAAAGACCGCGGATCAGATCGGCCTGACGTTACCGCAGTGGACGCTGATGAAGGCGACTAGGGTGATTCAGTGA
- a CDS encoding enoyl-CoA hydratase/isomerase family protein produces MLRPVGLEASMADDKVLYEVKDKIAWITLNRPESLNAVNRDMVKSIVGYCRDAEEDRNVQVVIFKANGERAFSVGGDIKDRVKSNEAGTAEPASPLVARQEKHNAIPGTPAPAIAAMNKITIALLHGYTVGTGLLMSLACDIRIAAEGARLGVSEVRLGFMSGSGGTQRMPRLVGLPKALEICLSGELYDAAECYRIGLVNQLVPYDQLIPAGEKMAQSFLKGAPLALRYIKEAIYKGLDMPLEQGIRYESDLQSMVMQTEDAKEGPKAFVEKRPANWKGR; encoded by the coding sequence ATGCTGCGCCCGGTTGGCTTGGAGGCATCAATGGCAGACGATAAAGTTTTATACGAAGTCAAAGACAAGATCGCTTGGATCACACTCAATCGGCCGGAGTCGTTGAACGCGGTGAATCGCGACATGGTGAAGTCGATCGTCGGTTATTGCCGCGACGCCGAGGAGGATCGCAACGTTCAGGTGGTGATCTTCAAGGCCAACGGCGAGCGGGCGTTTTCCGTCGGTGGCGATATTAAAGATCGCGTGAAATCCAATGAAGCCGGCACGGCGGAGCCGGCGTCGCCGCTAGTGGCGCGCCAGGAAAAGCACAACGCGATTCCCGGCACGCCGGCGCCGGCGATTGCGGCGATGAATAAGATCACCATCGCGTTGTTGCACGGTTATACCGTCGGCACGGGCTTGTTGATGAGTTTGGCGTGCGACATTCGTATCGCCGCCGAAGGCGCGCGCTTGGGCGTGAGCGAAGTGCGCTTGGGTTTTATGTCTGGTTCCGGCGGTACGCAGCGCATGCCGCGCTTGGTCGGTCTTCCCAAAGCGTTGGAGATTTGTCTTTCCGGTGAATTGTACGACGCGGCGGAATGCTACCGCATCGGTTTGGTGAACCAACTAGTTCCCTACGACCAATTGATCCCAGCTGGCGAAAAAATGGCCCAGTCATTCCTCAAAGGCGCACCGCTGGCGCTGCGCTATATCAAGGAAGCGATCTACAAAGGTCTCGACATGCCGCTGGAGCAAGGCATCCGCTACGAGTCCGACCTACAAAGCATGGTGATGCAAACCGAAGACGCCAAGGAAGGTCCCAAGGCGTTCGTCGAAAAGCGGCCGGCGAATTGGAAGGGAAGATAG